A single genomic interval of Procambarus clarkii isolate CNS0578487 chromosome 17, FALCON_Pclarkii_2.0, whole genome shotgun sequence harbors:
- the LOC138365670 gene encoding putative surface protein SACOL0050, which produces MSTNSALSQFNKPNMSTNSALSQSNKPSMSTNSALSQFNKSSMSTDSTTEPVQQAEHVKLSTEPVQQVEHVNKLSTEPVQQAEHVNKLSTEPVQQAEHVNKLSTEPVQQAEHVNKLSTERVQQAEHVNKLSSEPVQQAEHVNKLSTEPVQQAEHVNKLSSEPIQQAEHVNKLSTEPVQQAEHVNKLSTEPVQQAEHVNKLSTEPVQQAEHVNKLSTEPVQQAEHVNKLSTEPIQQAY; this is translated from the coding sequence ATGTCAACAAACTCAGCACTGAGCCAGTTCAACAAGCCGAACATGTCAACAAACTCAGCACTGAGCCAGTCCAACAAGCCGAGCATGTCAACAAACTCAGCACTGAGCCAGTTCAACAAGTCGAGCATGTCAACAGACTCAACTACTGAGCCAGTCCAACAAGCCGAGCATGTCAAACTCAGCACTGAGCCAGTCCAACAAGTCGAGCATGTCAACAAACTCAGCACTGAGCCAGTCCAACAAGCCGAGCATGTCAACAAACTCAGTACTGAGCCAGTCCAACAAGCCGAACATGTCAACAAACTCAGCACTGAGCCAGTCCAACAGGCCGAGCATGTCAACAAACTCAGCACTGAACGAGTCCAACAAGCCGAACATGTCAACAAACTCAGCAGTGAGCCAGTCCAACAGGCCGAACATGTCAACAAACTCAGCACTGAGCCAGTCCAACAAGCCGAACATGTCAACAAACTCAGCAGTGAGCCAATCCAACAGGCCGAGCATGTCAACAAACTCAGCACTGAGCCAGTCCAACAAGCCGAACATGTCAACAAACTCAGCACTGAGCCAGTCCAACAGGCCGAGCATGTCAACAAACTCAGCACTGAGCCAGTCCAACAAGCCGAACATGTCAACAAACTCAGCACTGAGCCAGTCCAACAGGCCGAACATGTCAACAAACTCAGCACTGAGCCAATCCAACAAGCATACTAA